AATTTTTTATCATTAATTAACGCAATATCATATTGCTCGTATTTGTTGGGAACTTAATTTCTTTTTATTGCATCAAGTTTTAACGCTTTGACAAACAAGAATATTTGATTTGATCTTTTGAAAGTCCAACTTTTTAAGATGCAAGTAAAAGCATAGTTAAGCTTTATTCTATATACTTCGTAATGACGCATGCTTCTGCATATTTGGCTGGGCCAACTTCACATCAGCGAAATCTTGACACAATGTGCGGAGTTGCCTCCTTTTTAGGGGCGATTTTCTTTCTCGTTGTTTGTCTATTTTTACATTCGTTAGGGATTGGTCGCTGGAGCTTTGCCTCTGCCATGCTCATGGCTCTGTGTATTGATGGTGTTTACTGGTTTTTTGTGGTCAAAAATGACATGCGGAGCTTTTCGCTGAAGTTCGCATTTGTCGGAATGGCTATGTTGAAGGTGTTTCCGATTGGAATGTGCCTAGTCGTGCCTTTTTCAGAGGATTATCTTTTTCCTTGGAGTGAGTATTTGTTTACTGCGCCAGTGACTGCGGGACTTGCGGGAGTAATCCGCACTACTTCTATTGTTGTCGTATATTTAATTAGTCGGATGTTCTTTGTTTCAAAATTCTATGATGTTCCTATTCAGAAGATGCTCTTCCGGACTAGTCCTCGCTATGAATTCTTTTTAGCTTTTGCTGGTGTAATCAATTTGCTTTATTGGTTGTCTCTTACCGCTCTTGATAACCCCATTTTTTATTTTGTTCGAATCCTGGATAAGACTCTTTTGGTAGTTCCATTTTTTGTAGGACTTACTGCATTCAAGTATAAGAAGGTTACTATTTTCTGGTGTGGTGTGCTTTTGATTCAGCTAATGATTGCTTTTCTTACGGGAACTCGTGGTGCTGCATTTACGCCAATGATTTATTTTCTAGTAGGATTTGTAATTGGCCTACCCGGGTGGAATGCGCGAATCCGTTGGGGGGCAAGCTTCGTGCTTCCGCTGTCTGTGGCGCTTCTAGTTGCCGGGGTTTTTATTGGTAGTGCAAGAAATGTAACGGGTAGAACAGACTTGAAAGGAGCTTTGACTGAAGGAAGTATGATCGATGCACTTCAAAGTTCTGTGATGTCAAGTCAAGTTAGCCACCGAGGGAATGCTCCATCGGAGGCGTTCCGGCGTTTGACTCTTTGGCCTGAGTATGTCGTGCCCGTGATGACTCCTAACCCGATACCGTATCGTGGCTTTTCAGACTTTATGTATGAAATACGCGCATCCTTTGGGTTGGGGATTTTTGCTCTTATTAATCCAAATTGGCAAGGAACCTACTACTTGGCCAATATTCATTTGCAGCCATATGGGTTTGCTGTCCATGTTGGCGCTGATGGGATGCAGACCAGTAGTGTTGAGCTTCCTATTCAGATTGACGCTTTTATGCGTGGAGGATGGTTCTTTGCGTTTGTTTTTACTGTGTTTGGTTACTCTGTTGTTTTCTTGGTTGAGCGTTTGCTTCGAAATCGTTTGCTGCCAAGGCGACAACCCCTTTTTCTGATGATTTTAATGATGCTTTGCTACATTGCGTTTGCTCGATTTAATAAGTCGGGTTTGGTTGATTCGATGCGTCAGCTTGTAATGGAGGGAGGATTTTCTTTAGTCGTGTATTATCTGTTTGATCGAGGACTAAAGCGACTAGGAAAGCCTGAGTAGCTGGTGGAATTCATATTTTATTTTCATCGTACCCATGTCATAATAGGGTCTTTTTTCATTTTTTAATAAAATTTATATGCGTGAAGCTCAAGTTTCATCTGACTACGAACATTATCGCGAATGGAAGGGCTGGGGTGGTGGGCTTGGTCTCGAAAAATGGAAGGATCGTTATTTCGCGGGTGAAATTCAGCGTGCCGGTTTAGAAAAATCTGCTACAATACTTGAGATTGGTTTTGGGGACGGAGAATTTTTGGGATGGGCTCGAAAAAACGGATTTAATGCCACTGGTATCGAAATAATACCTCAATTGGTCGAAGTGGCTTTGTCGAATGGCTTTGATGCGCACCTCTACGATATCGTATCTCAGGATTCCGATTCCAAAAATCCTCTGTCGGGACGACATTATGATGCCGTTTTCGCCTTTGATGTTGTCGAGCACCTTACGCCTAATCAGGCTAAGGTTCTATTTCAAAAACTAGCTAAAATGTTGCGTCCAGGTGGACGAGTAATTTTGCGTTTTCCGAATGGTGAAAGTCTATTTTATATTCCTGTCCAGAATGGAGATTATACCCATAGAATGCATGTTTGTCAGCTTAAGCTTGAACATTTATGCCTTGGCACTGGCTTGAAGTTGATGAAGTATTCGAATGCTTATAGGGTTGCAAATAAGCGTTCGACAGCATGGATGAAATATCTTTTTTTCCTATTTCGTGATCTTGTGGAAATTTTTATCGGCTATCTCTATTATAATCGCCGTCGGCCATTAGATCCAGTTGCGACAGCTGTTTTGATTTTGTGTGAAGAGTAAAATATATAATTTATTAATTGGATGCTCATATGACGCAATGTGGCTCTGTTAGGATATGGATTTTAACCTTACACTCTACTTTCGGAAACCTTTACCTTCCTATTTTAGTATAGAGGGATTGTTTGATAACATTCAAAGTAGCCTTCCAGAAGATGTTTCATCGCGGAAATGGGTCTGTCCTTACTTTAGTCGAGGAATACTGAGGCGCCTATTGAATATTTTGGAAGCAAGAAAAAACCAAGGACAAGTTAATCATATTACAGGGGATGTTCATTACATTGCTCTAGGCTTAGATCCTGGGAAGACTATTTTGACAATTCATGATGCTGCCCTGCTTGATCGTCTTACTGGCTTTTCACGTACTATTTATACCCTGTTTTGGTTTAGCTGGCCATTGCGAAGAGTTGCACGGGTAACAGTTGTCTCTGAAGCGACCAAGAAGTATTTAAGCACTAAGTTAGGTTTGTCGGAGGATGTGTTTTACGTGATTCCTGACTGTATTGATCCTAGTTTTACTTTTTCAGAAAAAGTATTTCCTAAAAGCACTCCGCGGGTATTACAGGTTGGTGTAGCGAGGAATAAAAATATTGAGCGTGTTGCAGAAGCGCTTAAAAGCGTTGACTGCGAATTAAGAATAATAGGTAGGTTATCAGAGGCGCAACGACGAATCTTGAAGAGGTTTGGTATTCGATATACGGCTGTAAGTGGACTAAGTATTGAGGAATTGGTTGCAGAATATAGAAACTGTGATCTCTTGGTCTTTGCATCAACTTTTGAGGGATTTGGTATGCCAATTGTAGAGGCTCAAGCTATTGGGCGTCCTGTTGTTACTAGTAACTGTTCTTCGATGCCTGAAGTTGCCGGGAATGGGGCTTGTTTTGTAGATCCATATGATGCGATTTCCATTCGGAAAGGAATTATCAAGGTATTTGGAGATGAAGGGTATCGGAAGCACTTAATTGAAGAAGGTTGTAAGAATGCTTCAAAATACTCTTCACGCCGAATTGCGAATCTATACGCATCTCTTTATCGTGAGGTATTAGGTTCTTCCCCCAAAACAGTCCACCAACGGTAGGAGAATATGCACCTTATTGTCGATGCTTCTAACATTCGTAAAGGGGGAGGTG
The Rubellicoccus peritrichatus DNA segment above includes these coding regions:
- a CDS encoding class I SAM-dependent methyltransferase yields the protein MREAQVSSDYEHYREWKGWGGGLGLEKWKDRYFAGEIQRAGLEKSATILEIGFGDGEFLGWARKNGFNATGIEIIPQLVEVALSNGFDAHLYDIVSQDSDSKNPLSGRHYDAVFAFDVVEHLTPNQAKVLFQKLAKMLRPGGRVILRFPNGESLFYIPVQNGDYTHRMHVCQLKLEHLCLGTGLKLMKYSNAYRVANKRSTAWMKYLFFLFRDLVEIFIGYLYYNRRRPLDPVATAVLILCEE
- a CDS encoding glycosyltransferase family 1 protein; translation: MNILEARKNQGQVNHITGDVHYIALGLDPGKTILTIHDAALLDRLTGFSRTIYTLFWFSWPLRRVARVTVVSEATKKYLSTKLGLSEDVFYVIPDCIDPSFTFSEKVFPKSTPRVLQVGVARNKNIERVAEALKSVDCELRIIGRLSEAQRRILKRFGIRYTAVSGLSIEELVAEYRNCDLLVFASTFEGFGMPIVEAQAIGRPVVTSNCSSMPEVAGNGACFVDPYDAISIRKGIIKVFGDEGYRKHLIEEGCKNASKYSSRRIANLYASLYREVLGSSPKTVHQR